A single genomic interval of Agarivorans aestuarii harbors:
- the mfd gene encoding transcription-repair coupling factor — protein sequence MLLNLPCPVDAGDQKQVSNLPGSALAFVIQEYIAQLDAPIVILTEDTRSALQIEREVNGLKPQRALHLLPDWETLPYDTFSPHQDIVSQRILSLNQLSHDKNSVLIAPIATWLQRCAPAEFLAKHSLQLKVGQSLNLNAFKERLVSAGYQHVDQVMEHGEFALRGSLLDLFPMGSNLPFRLDFFDDELDSIREFDPDTQRSAEQHKSITLLPAHEFPTDASGIETFRQQWRDRFEPSRDAGSIYQQVSKGIMPAGIEYYLPLFHNHTESLTDQLAANTVILKVGDLDHAGKQFWHELAERYENRRYDKARPILPPDELYQSTEQCFKELKQFAGVKLHKGPARNSQGKLNLDAHALPDLSVNHRLNLPLQALSHYLDHHPQPKTCFIAETEGRREALKNLLSPLKLKIKDVASISDFLASKENLAMVVAPLDKGFELKDPNIQLISEVDLLGDKVRAKQRKASSKTLNPDVLIRNLAELSVGQPVVHIEHGVGRYHGLSSFENGGIKTEFLTLEYANEAKLYVPVNALHLISRYSGANDETAPLHKLGNDQWQKAKAKAAEKIRDVAAELLEVYAKRAAKPGFGYELDDNAYQQFSADFPFEETDDQQQAIGATLQDMQTPNAMDRLVCGDVGFGKTEVAMRAAFVAVNAGKQVAVLVPTTLLAQQHFDNFSDRFANWPIEVASLSRFKTTKEQNVVLKDLAAGKVDVIIGTHKLLSKDVKFADLGLLVIDEEHRFGVRQKEQIKAMRANVDILTLTATPIPRTLNMAMSGMRDLSIIATPPAKRLAVKTFVRQHDSALIKEAISREVMRGGQVYFLHNKVDTIERVAQELREWLPQARITVAHGQMRERELERIMGDFHHQRFNVLVCTTIIETGIDIPSANTIIINRADNFGLAQLHQLRGRVGRSHHQAYAYLLTPPPKLITKDAKKRLDAISQLEDLGAGFTLATHDLEIRGAGELLGDDQSGQIEAVGFTLYMEMLDRAVTALKNGQDLNWDLSQNDQCEVELRLPALLPDDYIFDVTTRLTMYKRIANCANQAEMRELQVELIDRFGLLPEQAKNLFDVQKLKIDAEYLGIKRIEAGPKGGQVEFAESTKVNAAFLVSLLQSQPAIYRLEGANKLKFAVPSDSPEQRLSLIESLLEQFTANATNS from the coding sequence GTGTTACTAAATTTACCTTGCCCAGTTGATGCTGGCGACCAAAAGCAAGTAAGCAACTTACCCGGTAGCGCGCTTGCTTTTGTTATTCAAGAATACATCGCGCAACTTGATGCGCCGATCGTGATTTTAACGGAAGATACCCGTAGCGCCCTGCAAATAGAGCGAGAGGTAAACGGCTTAAAACCTCAGCGTGCCTTGCATTTACTACCCGACTGGGAAACCTTGCCTTACGACACTTTCTCACCGCACCAAGATATTGTATCGCAGCGTATTCTTAGCCTTAATCAACTAAGTCACGATAAAAACAGCGTACTTATTGCACCCATCGCTACCTGGCTGCAACGTTGTGCGCCGGCGGAGTTTTTAGCCAAACACAGCTTGCAGCTTAAAGTGGGTCAAAGCTTAAACCTCAATGCTTTTAAAGAGCGTTTAGTTAGCGCCGGTTATCAGCATGTTGACCAAGTAATGGAGCACGGCGAGTTTGCTCTTCGCGGAAGCTTGCTAGACCTGTTCCCCATGGGTAGCAATCTGCCTTTTCGCTTGGACTTTTTTGATGATGAACTAGACAGCATTCGCGAGTTCGATCCCGATACCCAGCGCAGTGCAGAGCAGCACAAAAGCATTACCTTGTTGCCAGCTCACGAATTTCCTACTGATGCTAGCGGTATAGAAACCTTCCGCCAACAGTGGCGCGACCGTTTTGAGCCAAGCCGAGATGCGGGCTCCATTTATCAGCAAGTTAGCAAAGGCATAATGCCTGCCGGTATCGAGTATTACCTGCCACTATTTCATAATCACACCGAAAGCTTAACCGACCAACTGGCCGCTAATACGGTGATTCTTAAAGTGGGCGATTTGGATCATGCCGGTAAGCAGTTTTGGCATGAGTTGGCCGAGCGTTATGAAAACCGTCGCTACGACAAAGCCCGACCAATTTTACCGCCCGACGAGTTATACCAAAGCACCGAGCAGTGCTTTAAAGAGCTAAAACAGTTTGCTGGTGTAAAACTGCATAAAGGGCCAGCTCGCAATAGCCAAGGTAAACTGAACCTCGATGCCCACGCTCTGCCAGATTTAAGCGTAAATCACCGCTTAAATCTGCCGCTACAAGCTTTAAGCCATTATTTGGATCATCACCCACAGCCTAAAACCTGTTTTATCGCCGAAACCGAAGGCCGCCGCGAAGCCTTAAAAAACCTGCTTAGCCCGCTAAAGCTAAAAATTAAAGACGTAGCCAGCATTAGCGACTTTTTAGCCAGCAAAGAAAACTTAGCTATGGTGGTGGCTCCCTTAGATAAAGGCTTTGAACTAAAAGATCCCAACATTCAGCTAATCAGCGAAGTAGATTTGTTGGGCGATAAGGTTCGCGCCAAGCAGCGCAAGGCCTCAAGTAAAACGCTTAATCCAGATGTACTAATCCGCAACTTAGCTGAACTTAGCGTTGGCCAACCAGTGGTTCACATTGAACACGGAGTGGGTCGATATCATGGTTTAAGCAGTTTTGAAAATGGCGGAATTAAAACCGAGTTTTTAACCCTAGAATACGCCAACGAAGCCAAGCTCTATGTGCCAGTTAATGCCTTGCATCTTATCAGCCGCTACTCTGGTGCCAATGATGAAACAGCACCGCTTCACAAACTAGGTAACGACCAGTGGCAAAAAGCCAAAGCAAAAGCAGCTGAAAAAATTAGAGATGTTGCCGCCGAGCTATTAGAAGTGTACGCAAAACGGGCAGCCAAGCCAGGCTTTGGTTATGAGTTGGACGATAACGCTTATCAGCAGTTTTCCGCCGACTTTCCTTTTGAAGAAACCGATGACCAACAACAAGCGATTGGCGCAACCTTGCAGGATATGCAAACACCTAACGCCATGGATCGCCTAGTATGTGGTGACGTAGGCTTTGGTAAGACCGAAGTGGCCATGCGTGCAGCGTTTGTAGCTGTTAATGCCGGTAAACAGGTTGCCGTACTTGTGCCAACTACTCTATTGGCTCAGCAGCACTTCGACAACTTTAGTGACCGCTTTGCCAATTGGCCGATTGAAGTAGCATCCCTGTCTCGCTTCAAGACCACAAAAGAGCAAAATGTGGTGCTAAAAGATTTAGCCGCAGGCAAAGTTGATGTAATCATTGGTACTCATAAGCTGCTAAGTAAAGACGTCAAGTTTGCTGATTTAGGCTTGCTAGTTATAGATGAAGAACACCGCTTTGGGGTACGCCAGAAAGAACAAATTAAAGCGATGCGCGCCAATGTAGATATTCTTACCCTCACCGCTACGCCAATTCCTCGTACTTTGAATATGGCCATGAGCGGCATGCGTGATCTATCGATTATTGCCACACCGCCAGCAAAACGCTTAGCGGTAAAAACCTTTGTACGCCAACATGATTCGGCGCTAATTAAAGAAGCTATTAGCCGCGAAGTAATGCGTGGCGGTCAGGTGTATTTCCTGCATAACAAAGTCGATACCATTGAACGAGTCGCCCAGGAACTTAGAGAATGGTTACCACAAGCGCGCATCACCGTGGCACATGGCCAAATGCGTGAGCGCGAGCTTGAACGGATTATGGGTGACTTCCACCATCAGCGCTTCAATGTATTGGTATGTACCACCATTATCGAAACCGGCATCGATATTCCTAGTGCTAACACCATTATTATCAACCGCGCCGACAATTTTGGTTTAGCTCAGCTTCACCAATTGCGTGGACGTGTTGGCCGCTCACACCACCAAGCCTATGCGTATTTACTCACACCGCCTCCAAAATTAATTACTAAAGATGCCAAAAAGCGTTTAGATGCTATTTCGCAATTAGAAGATTTAGGTGCTGGTTTCACCCTCGCTACCCACGACTTAGAAATACGTGGTGCCGGAGAGCTGTTGGGTGATGACCAAAGTGGACAAATTGAAGCGGTGGGCTTCACGCTGTATATGGAAATGCTAGATAGAGCAGTAACAGCACTTAAAAATGGTCAAGACTTAAACTGGGACTTGAGCCAAAACGACCAGTGTGAAGTTGAACTTCGCTTGCCTGCTTTGCTGCCTGATGATTACATCTTTGATGTAACCACTCGCTTAACCATGTATAAACGCATCGCAAACTGCGCCAACCAAGCAGAGATGCGTGAATTACAAGTAGAACTAATCGACCGCTTTGGCCTATTACCTGAACAAGCAAAGAATCTATTTGATGTTCAAAAACTCAAAATTGATGCAGAGTACTTGGGCATAAAGCGTATTGAAGCTGGACCTAAAGGTGGCCAAGTTGAGTTTGCTGAAAGCACAAAAGTTAATGCCGCTTTTCTAGTAAGCCTGTTACAATCACAGCCAGCTATTTATCGCCTAGAAGGTGCCAACAAACTCAAGTTTGCAGTGCCTAGCGATAGTCCAGAACAACGATTAAGCTTAATCGAATCATTATTGGAGCAATTTACTGCCAATGCGACTAACTCTTAA
- a CDS encoding CsiV family protein: MRLTLKTALPLCSLAVVSLISLPSFAQEEPRWFDIEVIFFKRNVSVESSQEYWPQPQSLNASTSEPLLAPLFGCSEEQEPCIAPRFDKLPVSIDGRGWPISGATKRQMLSKEQLELNEEFAKLSQHAAFTPLLHLGWREIVAPRNRAKHYQVQAGEDFSTRFNQEGRLLGSVSFSNEQYLEESQSFDLAAENISLFDEPTTAVGAYDLEPELAAAIWELEGGIRVYLQHYLYIESELLLKRPVEVELLLNEPEPQLEQPAELPLQQTVIAEETTVEVPANVAVAEVVVPSEEQQVVVLSADTETVEQGSLISEYQSEEQLHSFKFDQKRRVRSGEIHYFDHPLMGMLIQIRRSPEEQTNASVEVEQSDTQSEPAEAAELTSEQASTSATPAS, translated from the coding sequence ATGCGACTAACTCTTAAAACCGCCCTGCCGCTATGTAGCTTAGCTGTAGTAAGCCTTATCAGCCTACCAAGTTTCGCTCAAGAAGAGCCGCGCTGGTTTGACATTGAAGTTATCTTTTTTAAACGCAACGTTAGCGTAGAAAGTAGCCAAGAGTATTGGCCGCAGCCACAAAGCCTTAATGCTAGTACTAGCGAACCTTTATTGGCTCCACTATTTGGTTGCAGCGAAGAGCAAGAGCCTTGCATTGCACCTCGCTTCGATAAGCTACCAGTAAGCATCGATGGCAGAGGCTGGCCAATTAGCGGCGCAACTAAGCGCCAAATGCTCAGTAAAGAGCAACTAGAGCTAAACGAAGAATTCGCCAAACTTAGCCAACACGCAGCATTCACCCCGCTGTTACACTTGGGCTGGCGAGAAATTGTTGCCCCACGTAATCGCGCTAAACACTACCAAGTGCAAGCTGGTGAAGATTTTTCAACCCGCTTCAATCAAGAAGGCCGCTTGTTAGGCTCTGTGAGTTTTTCTAACGAGCAATATCTAGAAGAAAGTCAAAGCTTCGATTTGGCGGCGGAAAATATTTCACTGTTCGATGAACCCACAACTGCTGTGGGCGCTTATGATCTTGAACCAGAGCTCGCTGCAGCAATTTGGGAGCTTGAAGGCGGAATTCGTGTTTACCTGCAGCACTACCTTTATATTGAAAGCGAGTTACTGCTTAAACGTCCTGTTGAAGTAGAGCTGTTGCTAAACGAGCCTGAACCTCAGCTTGAGCAACCTGCGGAATTACCACTACAACAAACTGTTATTGCTGAAGAGACCACTGTAGAAGTTCCTGCCAATGTTGCCGTTGCCGAAGTTGTTGTACCCAGTGAAGAACAACAAGTGGTTGTGTTAAGCGCAGACACTGAAACGGTAGAGCAAGGCAGCTTAATTAGCGAGTATCAAAGCGAAGAGCAATTACACAGCTTTAAGTTCGATCAAAAACGTCGTGTTCGCTCTGGCGAAATTCACTACTTTGACCACCCATTAATGGGCATGTTGATTCAAATTCGTCGCAGCCCAGAAGAGCAAACGAATGCCTCAGTAGAAGTTGAACAGTCAGACACTCAAAGCGAACCAGCTGAAGCGGCGGAGCTTACTAGCGAACAAGCCAGTACCTCTGCTACGCCAGCTTCGTAG
- a CDS encoding DUF2919 family protein, with protein sequence MFFANQPSVLFACALLSRTWLLLAIAASSRQTGDKILGLLYPDHFWFYVGLAMGALPLTRLIFPKLWQKLSIPNQLWGILVLLLADIAIQVHAINLNYWRFEALNAVTLWLSLMMAFIVFKSAVEKQ encoded by the coding sequence GTGTTTTTTGCTAATCAACCCAGCGTGCTATTTGCTTGTGCGCTGTTAAGTAGAACGTGGCTGTTGCTGGCCATAGCTGCCAGCTCTCGACAAACCGGTGACAAGATCCTTGGTCTACTCTACCCCGACCATTTTTGGTTTTACGTTGGTCTGGCTATGGGTGCCCTGCCACTTACTCGGCTAATATTTCCCAAGCTTTGGCAAAAGCTTTCTATTCCCAACCAACTGTGGGGAATTCTTGTGTTATTGCTGGCTGACATTGCCATTCAGGTTCACGCCATCAATCTCAATTATTGGCGTTTTGAAGCCTTAAATGCTGTCACCCTTTGGCTCAGCTTAATGATGGCATTTATCGTGTTTAAATCCGCTGTAGAGAAGCAATAA
- a CDS encoding NAD(P)/FAD-dependent oxidoreductase has protein sequence MTRIVVVGGGAGGLELATRLGRKLGKKGQASIVLVDKNRTHLWKPLLHEVATGSLDAGIDALSYRSHAANHGFEFQLGEVADVNRDDQLVTLKPMVEEGKEVLPARQLNYDYLIMAIGSVSNDFNTKGVKDNCIFLDNPSRADLFHRRMLNRFLQYSQNDEAQNGEKVRVAIVGAGATGVELSAELHNALDQLRAYGVPNLSHSSLAVTLVEAGEKILPALPVRISSSAHSELQKMGVDVRTKTMVTEATPEGLTTKDGELIKADIMVWAAGIKCPEFMKDLGGLETNRINQLVVRPTLQTSRDSNIYAIGDCASCAMGENGFVPPRAQSAHQMATLVFKNIVRQIEEKPLLEFEYKDHGSLVSLSRYSTVGSLMGNLMQGSMMIEGRIARIMYISLYRMHQIALHGYMKTGLMMLVGRINQVLRPKLKLH, from the coding sequence ATGACTAGAATCGTTGTAGTTGGTGGTGGTGCCGGTGGCTTAGAGCTAGCGACGCGTTTAGGGCGTAAGTTAGGGAAGAAAGGCCAAGCGAGTATTGTACTGGTAGATAAAAACCGTACTCACCTTTGGAAGCCCCTGTTGCACGAAGTGGCCACTGGTTCATTAGATGCGGGCATTGATGCACTTAGTTATCGCTCTCATGCCGCTAATCATGGTTTTGAGTTTCAACTCGGTGAAGTAGCTGATGTAAATCGTGACGATCAGTTAGTGACCTTAAAGCCAATGGTAGAAGAGGGCAAAGAAGTATTGCCTGCTCGCCAACTCAACTACGACTACTTGATCATGGCGATTGGTTCGGTTTCCAATGACTTTAATACCAAAGGTGTTAAAGATAATTGTATTTTCCTCGATAACCCAAGTCGCGCTGATTTATTTCACCGTCGCATGCTCAATCGTTTCTTACAGTACTCGCAAAATGACGAAGCGCAAAATGGCGAAAAAGTACGCGTTGCCATTGTAGGCGCTGGCGCAACTGGCGTAGAACTTTCTGCCGAGCTGCATAACGCTTTAGACCAATTACGCGCCTATGGCGTACCTAACCTAAGTCACTCTAGCTTGGCGGTAACTTTGGTTGAAGCCGGAGAAAAGATTCTACCGGCTTTACCAGTACGTATTTCTAGCTCTGCCCATTCTGAATTGCAAAAAATGGGTGTAGATGTTCGCACTAAAACCATGGTGACAGAAGCGACCCCAGAGGGTTTAACCACCAAAGATGGTGAGTTAATTAAAGCCGATATTATGGTGTGGGCTGCTGGCATTAAGTGCCCGGAGTTTATGAAAGACTTAGGTGGATTAGAAACTAACCGAATCAATCAGTTAGTGGTTAGGCCAACTCTACAAACTTCTCGAGACAGCAATATTTATGCTATTGGCGATTGTGCTAGCTGCGCAATGGGTGAAAATGGCTTTGTTCCTCCACGAGCTCAATCAGCTCATCAAATGGCAACATTGGTGTTTAAAAATATTGTGCGCCAAATAGAAGAAAAGCCTCTGTTAGAGTTTGAGTATAAAGACCATGGATCCTTAGTATCACTTAGCCGCTATTCAACGGTAGGCTCATTAATGGGTAACTTGATGCAGGGCTCAATGATGATTGAAGGGCGCATCGCACGGATTATGTATATCTCTTTATATCGCATGCACCAAATCGCTCTACATGGTTACATGAAAACCGGGTTGATGATGCTGGTAGGACGAATTAACCAAGTATTAAGACCTAAGCTTAAGTTGCACTAG
- the ycfP gene encoding alpha/beta hydrolase YcfP: protein MIIYLHGFDSTSPGNHEKVLQLQFVDPDVRPISYSTIHPRHDMSHLLKEVHKQLMLSADEEVVICGVGLGGYWSERIGFLCGIPSVIFNPNLHPEVNMQGRIERPEEYIDIASKCVTEFRTKNKGNCTVILSENDEVTDNKVSEQELKDFYQVVWDKEQSHKFKDISHHLQLIKSSKRLPSL, encoded by the coding sequence ATGATTATTTATCTACACGGCTTTGACTCAACAAGTCCGGGTAACCACGAAAAAGTGCTGCAGTTGCAATTTGTCGATCCAGACGTGCGACCGATTAGCTACAGTACTATTCACCCAAGGCATGACATGAGCCATCTTCTTAAAGAAGTGCACAAACAGTTAATGTTAAGTGCTGACGAAGAAGTGGTGATTTGTGGCGTAGGCTTAGGCGGTTATTGGAGCGAGCGGATTGGCTTTTTATGCGGTATTCCTTCGGTGATTTTTAACCCTAATTTACACCCAGAAGTGAATATGCAAGGCCGAATTGAGCGTCCAGAAGAATACATAGATATTGCCTCTAAATGCGTTACAGAATTTAGAACCAAGAATAAAGGCAATTGCACCGTGATTTTGTCGGAAAACGACGAAGTGACTGATAACAAGGTGTCGGAGCAAGAGCTTAAAGATTTCTACCAAGTAGTTTGGGATAAAGAGCAGAGCCATAAATTTAAAGATATTAGCCATCATTTACAGTTGATTAAGTCTTCAAAACGTTTACCAAGCCTGTAG
- the nagZ gene encoding beta-N-acetylhexosaminidase yields MGPLFIDLLGTELSAEEAEMLQHPLVAGVILFSRNYQDRAQLIELVRTIRAASNQRLLIAVDHEGGRVQRFRAQFSAIPAMGQIANTGNKLGLPSIEWSKQLGWLMAVELRACDIDISFAPVLDINGVSDVIGQRAFSDNPEQITQLASAFIDGMAMAGMKATGKHFPGHGNVKADTHHLEARDNRSFADIQQHDMQVFASLIAQNKLDAVMPAHVIYSQVDDKPAGFSKVWLQQILRKNLVFRGLVFSDDLSMKGAAVAGDHVARAKQALNAGCDLLLACNDRQASISLLDGLEHTQVPAGERLVGKAYPLSWSELEAQAQYKEIAARAAKIAQMSSETNSL; encoded by the coding sequence ATGGGCCCACTTTTTATAGATTTACTCGGCACCGAGTTGAGTGCTGAAGAAGCTGAAATGCTCCAGCATCCTTTGGTTGCTGGGGTGATTTTGTTTAGTCGTAATTATCAAGACCGCGCTCAATTAATAGAGCTAGTACGAACCATAAGAGCAGCTAGCAACCAGCGTTTGTTAATTGCTGTTGATCATGAAGGCGGCCGCGTTCAGCGCTTTAGGGCGCAGTTTTCAGCCATCCCTGCAATGGGTCAAATTGCCAACACCGGCAATAAGCTAGGTTTGCCTAGCATTGAATGGTCGAAGCAATTAGGTTGGTTAATGGCGGTTGAGCTGCGGGCCTGCGACATTGATATTAGCTTTGCGCCGGTGTTAGATATTAATGGTGTAAGTGACGTTATTGGTCAACGTGCCTTTAGCGATAATCCTGAACAGATTACTCAACTTGCCAGTGCATTTATTGACGGCATGGCAATGGCTGGTATGAAAGCCACCGGTAAACACTTTCCTGGTCATGGTAATGTTAAGGCGGATACCCACCATTTAGAAGCGCGTGATAACCGTTCTTTTGCCGACATTCAGCAACATGACATGCAAGTGTTTGCCTCGCTGATTGCTCAGAATAAATTAGATGCGGTGATGCCAGCGCATGTTATTTATTCGCAAGTTGATGATAAGCCAGCAGGCTTTTCAAAAGTTTGGTTGCAACAAATTCTGCGCAAAAACTTGGTTTTTAGAGGCTTAGTATTTAGTGATGATTTAAGCATGAAAGGTGCAGCGGTGGCGGGCGATCATGTTGCTCGTGCTAAACAAGCATTAAATGCTGGCTGCGATTTGTTGCTCGCCTGTAATGATCGACAAGCAAGCATTAGTTTGCTAGATGGTCTAGAGCATACTCAAGTGCCCGCCGGTGAACGTTTAGTAGGCAAAGCCTATCCACTTAGTTGGTCTGAGTTAGAAGCGCAAGCTCAGTATAAAGAAATTGCCGCTCGCGCTGCGAAAATAGCGCAAATGAGTAGTGAAACAAACAGTTTATAA
- the lpoB gene encoding penicillin-binding protein activator LpoB — translation MKKLVLAASVLAFTLTGCSTQVSYGDPQEVETVDVAFGSTDLQKIAGEMTDSMISSPLLAEITANNRPIVFVERIKNKTTEHIDTESVTDSISTKLLQSGKFRFVDMSRVNEVREQLDFQNDGGLVDPSKAIAFGQQVGAEYMLYGNLASIVKTNKKTKDVYYKMTMRLMDLKTGLVEWADETEIRKAETKSTFGW, via the coding sequence ATGAAAAAACTTGTATTAGCAGCATCTGTTCTCGCATTTACCTTAACTGGGTGTTCAACTCAGGTGAGCTATGGCGACCCACAAGAAGTTGAAACTGTAGATGTTGCTTTTGGCTCGACTGATTTGCAAAAGATTGCTGGCGAAATGACTGATTCTATGATCTCATCTCCTTTGTTAGCAGAAATCACCGCCAATAATCGTCCGATTGTGTTTGTTGAACGGATCAAAAATAAAACTACTGAACACATCGATACCGAATCGGTAACTGATTCCATCAGCACCAAGTTATTGCAATCCGGCAAATTCCGCTTTGTTGATATGAGCCGCGTGAATGAAGTGCGAGAGCAGCTCGATTTTCAGAATGATGGTGGTTTAGTTGACCCCTCAAAAGCGATTGCTTTTGGCCAACAGGTTGGCGCCGAATACATGCTCTACGGTAACCTTGCCAGTATCGTAAAAACCAACAAAAAGACTAAAGACGTTTATTACAAAATGACAATGCGATTAATGGATTTAAAAACCGGTCTAGTAGAGTGGGCTGATGAGACAGAGATCCGCAAGGCCGAAACTAAATCAACCTTTGGTTGGTAG
- a CDS encoding YcfL family protein, producing MKYLLLLSALLVGCTTDTSGIAADSDKPDGKQWLIVDNLNLGRKLTIIDAATHQGMDRLRGVATIQSLYKGDLNLQYRFYWYDSNNVQLNNATTAWTPLSLHGKQQIQVQSVALVNNANHFKIYVREVE from the coding sequence ATGAAATATTTGCTGTTACTAAGTGCATTGTTGGTTGGGTGCACCACTGATACTTCAGGAATTGCAGCCGACTCAGACAAACCTGATGGTAAACAATGGCTAATTGTAGATAACCTAAACCTAGGTCGTAAACTTACCATTATTGATGCGGCAACCCATCAAGGGATGGATCGCCTTCGCGGTGTTGCCACAATACAATCTTTATACAAAGGTGACTTAAATTTACAGTATCGTTTTTATTGGTACGACAGTAACAATGTGCAATTGAATAACGCAACTACAGCATGGACGCCGCTAAGCTTGCACGGCAAGCAACAAATTCAGGTCCAATCGGTGGCGTTGGTCAACAACGCTAACCATTTCAAAATTTATGTTAGAGAAGTTGAATAA
- a CDS encoding COG3014 family protein, producing the protein MALVPRMFKCMLVNPRFPHFLSHKPRVFLAAFISSIVLLGCSSAVFSDLFVSYDEQLRASRYQLGSGKFELASDLLAEGKQGDNSYYLKQLEKGRMSYLAGDFEQSQAHFTTVDEQLAWLSRQAEYRLSTGLQNVSALATNDNFIEYHIPVYEQVMLHHYQAINYLHSNGLESALIEVRRAGMIQQQAMQEAPISLEEQLRDYKAQYDDLMQEYPQLNTQDKALENAFQNGLTFALSAVLYLAAGQEDDAYIDYRKALALAPNNSYLQAEVARLGKKLSMSDYKKYTPAEAIPLSKQQGLLIVLHEQSIVAARQEARFTLPLYNHNRWETYTVALPIMRGNAQVSIPQKLAVNGEQFATERLVQFDALAAKQLQQDLPGILLRQILRVITKDQFRREVNKDKADDEENWANALVNIYNVASERADTRSWQTLPALAQIAVKALPVGEHTLEFEGLIEPSTSITLRPRRVTLVLTNDLGAPAQVFNL; encoded by the coding sequence ATGGCCTTAGTACCACGCATGTTTAAGTGCATGTTAGTAAACCCTCGGTTTCCCCACTTTCTTTCGCATAAACCGCGTGTGTTTCTGGCTGCATTTATTTCTAGCATAGTATTGCTTGGTTGCAGCAGTGCAGTTTTCAGTGATCTTTTTGTGAGCTATGACGAGCAATTGCGCGCTAGCCGTTACCAATTAGGATCAGGAAAATTTGAGCTTGCCTCTGATTTATTGGCCGAAGGTAAACAAGGCGATAATAGCTACTATCTTAAGCAATTAGAAAAAGGCCGGATGAGTTACTTAGCCGGCGATTTTGAACAAAGCCAAGCGCATTTCACTACCGTTGACGAACAGCTCGCTTGGTTATCTCGACAAGCCGAGTACCGTTTATCAACGGGCTTACAGAATGTTTCGGCCTTAGCGACCAACGACAACTTTATTGAGTACCATATTCCCGTTTACGAACAGGTTATGCTGCATCATTACCAGGCGATAAATTACCTGCATAGCAATGGTTTAGAGTCGGCATTGATTGAGGTACGCCGTGCGGGAATGATTCAACAACAAGCTATGCAAGAAGCGCCAATCAGCTTAGAAGAGCAATTACGGGATTATAAAGCGCAGTACGACGATTTAATGCAAGAATACCCGCAATTAAACACTCAAGATAAAGCCTTGGAGAATGCTTTTCAAAATGGTTTAACCTTTGCGTTATCAGCTGTATTGTACTTAGCAGCGGGGCAAGAGGATGATGCTTACATCGATTACCGAAAAGCCTTGGCCTTGGCGCCTAACAACAGCTATTTACAGGCCGAAGTTGCCCGCCTTGGCAAGAAGCTCTCGATGAGTGACTATAAAAAATATACCCCAGCTGAAGCCATTCCCTTAAGTAAACAACAAGGCTTGCTGATTGTTCTTCATGAACAGTCCATTGTTGCCGCTCGTCAAGAAGCGCGTTTTACTTTGCCACTGTATAACCATAATCGTTGGGAAACCTACACGGTTGCGTTGCCCATTATGAGGGGGAATGCTCAAGTAAGCATTCCACAAAAGCTAGCGGTTAATGGTGAACAGTTTGCCACAGAGCGTTTAGTACAGTTTGATGCTTTAGCTGCTAAACAGCTGCAGCAAGATTTGCCCGGCATCTTACTGCGGCAAATCTTACGGGTTATCACCAAAGACCAATTTAGGCGAGAAGTGAACAAAGATAAGGCTGATGACGAAGAAAATTGGGCAAACGCTTTAGTCAATATTTACAATGTTGCTTCAGAGCGAGCCGATACACGTAGTTGGCAAACCTTGCCCGCTTTAGCACAGATTGCCGTTAAAGCTTTGCCTGTTGGTGAACATACTCTAGAATTTGAAGGGTTAATTGAACCATCTACAAGCATTACTTTAAGGCCTAGAAGGGTTACCTTGGTATTAACCAATGATTTGGGTGCTCCTGCTCAAGTATTTAACTTATGA